Below is a window of Culturomica massiliensis DNA.
TACTGGAATTAAACGAAGATGAACTCGAAAAGAGAACAGATCTCGAAATCGAAACCATACGCGAAGTAATCAGTATATTGAAGGCAGAGTTCGAATAATTCCGCCGAAAACAATCTTGTAAAAAATTAAAATCTCTATATGCCAGTAAGATTAAGTAAAATAGCCAGAGAATTTAACGTAGGAGTCGCTACAATTGTAGAATTCCTGCATGAAAAAGGGATCAAGATATCTTCTGATCCCAACACCAAACTCTCTGACGAAAATTATGCCCTGGTGGCTAAAGAATTTTCTTCAGACAGCGAAGTGAAAAAGGAATCCACAATGGTTGACCTGAAAAATACCCGTAAGAAAAAAGAAACCGTTTCCATTGACGACATGGGTATTATCACGGAAAAGAACGATGATGAGGAAGAGTTCATTTCTGTAAAAGACGAAGTAAAACTGGAAAACAAAATCAAAGTAGTCGATCACATTGATTTAAACACACCGGCCAAAGTGCAGAAAGAACCGGAAGCAGAACCCGTTCAGCAGCAACCGGAGCCGGAACCGAAAGAAACAGAAAAGCCTGTTGCCGAAGAAAAAACGACACAGGAAGTTCCTGCTGTTAAACCGGAGGAAGAAAAAGAGAATACAGAAACCGATAACAACGAGACACCGTTTAAAATTACGCAACCGACAGTCAAAGACGTCAAAGTCGTAGGCAGCATTGATCTCGACTCCATTAATCAACGTACCCGTCCTCCGAAAAAAAGCAAACAGGAGAAAGAAAGGGATCGTAAAGAATTGAAAAAAGTAAACCGGGTCGCTGTGCCGGTCAGGACAGAAACCCAAAATACCAATACGAATACCAATTCCGAAGAAAACTCGGAAGATGACGGAGACATCCGGAAAAAACGGAAAAGGATTCATCGTTCGGATGAAAAAGTAGCTGTTAATCCTTCAAACGATAAAAACAGCAAAATCGAAGAGAATAAAAAGAAACTCAAAAAACTGAAGAAAAAGAAACAGGACAAAACCGAAATTTCGGAAGAAGATGTCGACAAGCAAATTAAAGACACCTTCGCACGTCTCGGAAATAAAGGTAAATCTGCTGCTTCCAAACACCGCCGTGACAAACGGGATGCCGTGCAACAAAAATTGCAGGCAGAAATGGAACAGGAAGAAAAAGATAAAAGCGTTCTGAAACTGACGGAATTCGTTACCGTTGCTGAATTGGCAACCATGATGAGCACACCGGTAACGGATATTATATCGGCTTGCATGAGTTTAGGCTTATTTGTTTCCATCAACCAACGTCTGGATGCCGAAACCATTAACCTGGTAGCCGATGAATTCGGTTTCTCCGTTGAATTCGTCAGTATCGATATTCAGGAAGCAATTGAAGAAGAGGAAGATTCCGCTGAAAACATGCTCCCGCGTCCGCCGATCGTAACCGTTATGGGACACGTCGATCATGGTAAAACATCATTGCTCGACTACATCCGCAAAACCAATGTGATTGCAGGCGAAGCCGGAGGTATCACCCAGCATATCGGTGCCTACAACGTAAAATTGTCTGACGGTCGTGCTGTAACTTTCCTGGATACTCCGGGACACGAGGCATTTACCGCTATGCGTGCCCGCGGTGCGCAAGTAACGGATATCGCCATCATCATTATTGCAGCCGATGACAATGTCATGCCGCAAACCATTGAAGCCATAAACCATGCAAGTGCAGCGGGAGTGCCCATCGTATTTGCGATCAACAAAATTGATAAACCCGGAGCTAATCCGGACAAAATCCGTGAAGAACTGGCCAATATGAATTACCTCGTCGAAGAATGGGGAGGTAAATACCAATGTCAGGAAATTGCAGCCAAAAAAGGTCTGCATATCGAGGAACTGCTGGAAAAAGTATTGCTGGAAGCCGAATTGCTCGACTTAAAAGCCAATCCGCACAAAAAGGCCGTCGGTTCTATCATCGAATCTTCTTTGGACAAAGGACGGGGATATATTGCTACCGTATTGGTACAATCCGGTACTCTAAAAGTAGGTGATGTTGTTCTTGCCGGTCAATATTTCGGCCACGTAAAGGCCATGTTCAACGAAAGAGGTATAAAGCTGGAAAAAGCTGGTCCGTCAGAACCGACATTGATCCTTGGATTAAACGGCGCACCCCAGGCAGGAGACAAATTCAACGTAATGGCCAACGAAAAAGAGGCCCGTCTCCTGGCAAACAAACGCGAGCAATTACAACGCGAACAAGGCTTGCGTACGCAAAAACATATTACATTGGATGAAATCGGCCGACGGATTGCCATCGGTAACTTCCAGGAATTGAATATCATCGTAAAAGCCGACGTGGATGGATCGATAGAAGCCCTTTCCGACTCCCTGATCAAGCTGTCTACGGATGAAATTCAAGTAAATGTAATCCACAAAGCTGTCGGACAAATTTCCGAAGGAGACGTCATGCTGGCAGCGGCTTCCAATGCCATC
It encodes the following:
- the infB gene encoding translation initiation factor IF-2, coding for MPVRLSKIAREFNVGVATIVEFLHEKGIKISSDPNTKLSDENYALVAKEFSSDSEVKKESTMVDLKNTRKKKETVSIDDMGIITEKNDDEEEFISVKDEVKLENKIKVVDHIDLNTPAKVQKEPEAEPVQQQPEPEPKETEKPVAEEKTTQEVPAVKPEEEKENTETDNNETPFKITQPTVKDVKVVGSIDLDSINQRTRPPKKSKQEKERDRKELKKVNRVAVPVRTETQNTNTNTNSEENSEDDGDIRKKRKRIHRSDEKVAVNPSNDKNSKIEENKKKLKKLKKKKQDKTEISEEDVDKQIKDTFARLGNKGKSAASKHRRDKRDAVQQKLQAEMEQEEKDKSVLKLTEFVTVAELATMMSTPVTDIISACMSLGLFVSINQRLDAETINLVADEFGFSVEFVSIDIQEAIEEEEDSAENMLPRPPIVTVMGHVDHGKTSLLDYIRKTNVIAGEAGGITQHIGAYNVKLSDGRAVTFLDTPGHEAFTAMRARGAQVTDIAIIIIAADDNVMPQTIEAINHASAAGVPIVFAINKIDKPGANPDKIREELANMNYLVEEWGGKYQCQEIAAKKGLHIEELLEKVLLEAELLDLKANPHKKAVGSIIESSLDKGRGYIATVLVQSGTLKVGDVVLAGQYFGHVKAMFNERGIKLEKAGPSEPTLILGLNGAPQAGDKFNVMANEKEARLLANKREQLQREQGLRTQKHITLDEIGRRIAIGNFQELNIIVKADVDGSIEALSDSLIKLSTDEIQVNVIHKAVGQISEGDVMLAAASNAIIVGFQVRPSMSARKLAEKEQIDIRLYSIIYTAIEEIKAAMEGMLSPEIKEEVVATVEVLETFKISKVGTIAGCIVRDGKIARSSKIRIIRDGIVIYTGELGSLKRFKDDVKEVSKGFECGLNITNYNDLRIGDMIEAFEEVEIKKTL